From Ancylobacter pratisalsi, one genomic window encodes:
- the cobS gene encoding cobaltochelatase subunit CobS produces MTASHTQPALPDMKVSVSQVFGIDVDLDVPAYAEPDEYVPEVDPDYLFDRPTTLAILAGFAHNRRVMVSGYHGTGKSSHIEQVAARLNWPCVRVNLDSHISRIDLIGKDAIVVKDGLQVTEFRDGILPWAYQNNVALVFDEYDAGRPDVMFVIQRVLESSGRLTLLDQNRVIRPHGAFRLFATANTIGLGDTTGLYHGTQQINQAQMDRWSIVTSLNYLAHDKEVDIVAAKAKNFQNTEGRDTIARMVRLADLTRQAFINGDLSTVMSPRTVITWAENAEIFLDLAFSFRLTFLNKCDELERPLVAEFYQRCFGKELSESAVNVVLS; encoded by the coding sequence ATGACTGCCTCGCACACGCAACCCGCGCTGCCGGACATGAAGGTTTCGGTCAGCCAGGTGTTCGGCATCGACGTGGATCTCGACGTGCCGGCCTATGCCGAGCCCGACGAGTATGTGCCGGAGGTCGACCCCGACTATCTGTTCGACCGCCCGACCACCCTCGCGATCCTGGCCGGCTTTGCCCATAACCGCCGCGTCATGGTCAGCGGCTATCACGGCACCGGCAAGTCGAGCCATATCGAGCAGGTTGCGGCGCGTCTCAACTGGCCCTGCGTGCGCGTCAACCTCGACAGCCACATCAGCCGTATCGACCTGATCGGCAAGGACGCCATCGTGGTGAAGGACGGCCTGCAGGTCACCGAGTTCCGCGACGGTATCCTGCCCTGGGCCTACCAGAACAACGTCGCGCTGGTGTTCGACGAATACGACGCCGGCCGCCCGGACGTGATGTTCGTGATCCAGCGCGTGCTGGAATCGTCGGGCCGCCTGACGCTGCTGGACCAGAACCGCGTCATCCGCCCGCACGGCGCCTTCCGCCTGTTCGCCACCGCCAACACCATCGGCCTCGGCGACACCACGGGCCTCTATCATGGCACCCAGCAGATCAACCAGGCGCAGATGGACCGCTGGTCCATCGTCACCTCGCTGAACTATCTGGCCCATGACAAGGAAGTCGACATCGTCGCCGCCAAGGCCAAGAATTTCCAGAACACCGAGGGCCGCGACACCATCGCGCGCATGGTGCGGCTGGCCGATCTCACCCGTCAGGCCTTCATCAATGGCGACCTGTCGACGGTCATGAGCCCGCGCACGGTGATCACCTGGGCCGAGAATGCCGAGATCTTCCTCGATCTCGCCTTCTCGTTCCGGCTCACCTTCCTCAACAAGTGCGACGAGCTGGAGCGTCCGCTGGTGGCCGAGTTCTACCAGCGCTGCTTCGGCAAGGAACTCTCCGAGTCCGCCGTCAACGTCGTGCTGTCCTGA
- a CDS encoding site-specific tyrosine recombinase XerD — MMAKARGTAGLFLDMLAAERGASANTLAGYGRDLDDYEAFLQDRGTQAREATTEDIRAFLADLDRRGLASASVARKLSAIRQFHRFLYVDGHRDGDPAAVLEGPRRVRPLPKVLGEAEVTGLIETAHARAQQDAPSLAEAARRARVACFVELLYATGLRVSELAALPASAATLKGEAIIVRGKGDKERLVPLGDAAKNSMRAYRDAMDRAAAHAAEGRKGAARPGEGARWLFPSGAASGHITRQQVALDLKDLALAAGIDPARISPHVLRHAFASHLLAHGAELRIVQTLLGHSDISTTQIYTHVLDERLKGLVRDLHPLAEGGGE, encoded by the coding sequence ATGATGGCGAAGGCGCGCGGGACCGCCGGGCTGTTTCTCGACATGCTCGCGGCCGAACGCGGGGCCAGCGCCAACACGCTCGCCGGCTATGGCCGCGACCTCGACGATTACGAGGCGTTTCTGCAGGACCGGGGCACGCAGGCGCGGGAGGCGACGACGGAAGACATCCGCGCCTTCCTCGCCGATCTCGACCGGCGCGGGCTCGCCAGCGCCAGCGTGGCGCGCAAGCTCTCGGCGATCCGCCAGTTCCATCGCTTCCTTTATGTCGACGGCCATCGCGACGGCGATCCGGCGGCGGTGCTGGAAGGCCCGCGCCGGGTGCGTCCGCTGCCCAAGGTGCTGGGCGAGGCGGAAGTGACGGGCCTGATCGAGACCGCGCATGCCCGCGCCCAGCAGGACGCTCCGTCGCTGGCGGAGGCGGCGCGGCGCGCGCGCGTGGCGTGCTTTGTCGAGCTGCTCTACGCCACCGGGCTGCGCGTGTCCGAACTCGCCGCGCTGCCGGCCTCCGCCGCCACGCTGAAGGGCGAGGCGATCATCGTGCGCGGCAAGGGCGACAAGGAGCGGCTGGTGCCGCTGGGCGACGCCGCCAAGAACTCCATGCGCGCCTATCGCGACGCCATGGACCGGGCGGCGGCCCACGCCGCCGAGGGCCGCAAGGGCGCGGCCCGGCCGGGCGAGGGCGCGCGCTGGCTGTTTCCCTCCGGCGCCGCGAGCGGGCACATTACCCGCCAGCAGGTGGCGCTGGACCTGAAGGACCTCGCCCTGGCGGCGGGCATCGACCCGGCGCGGATCTCGCCGCATGTGCTGCGCCACGCCTTCGCCAGCCATTTACTGGCCCATGGCGCGGAGCTGCGCATCGTGCAGACGCTGCTCGGGCACAGCGACATTTCGACCACCCAGATCTACACCCACGTTCTCGACGAGCGGCTGAAGGGGTTGGTGCGCGACCTTCATCCGCTGGCCGAGGGCGGCGGCGAATAG
- the aroB gene encoding 3-dehydroquinate synthase, with the protein MSEAASLSNDVTTLPVHLGERSYDIAIGPHLLHEAGARIAALRPGARVGIVTDRNVAERHLATVEASLKAAGLAPTAIIIEPGEKSKSYAGFAEVVDSLLAARIERRDLVLALGGGVVGDLAGFAAAALRRGIDFVQAPTSLLAQVDSSVGGKTGINSRHGKNLVGAFHQPLLVLADTDALSTLPLREFRSGYAEVAKYGLIDNAPFFAWLERKWQDVFDDGPARIEAIATSCAAKAAVVARDEKETGDRALLNLGHTFGHALEAGAGFSQRLLHGEAVAIGMAQAFRFSAAQGLCSPEDAARVAKHLTTVGLPTRIKDIPGDLPDTDGLMDLIAQDKKVSRNALTFILARGIGQSFIARDVDPAALRTFLEGERARS; encoded by the coding sequence GTGAGCGAAGCCGCCAGCCTTTCGAACGATGTCACCACCCTTCCGGTGCACCTGGGCGAACGAAGCTATGACATCGCTATCGGCCCGCATCTGCTCCACGAGGCCGGTGCGCGCATCGCCGCGCTGCGGCCGGGCGCGCGCGTGGGCATCGTCACCGACCGCAACGTCGCCGAGCGCCATCTGGCGACCGTCGAGGCGTCGCTGAAGGCCGCCGGTCTCGCCCCGACCGCGATCATCATCGAGCCGGGCGAAAAGTCGAAGAGCTATGCCGGCTTCGCGGAGGTGGTCGACAGCCTCCTTGCCGCCCGTATCGAGCGGCGCGACCTCGTGCTGGCGCTCGGCGGCGGCGTGGTGGGCGATCTCGCCGGCTTCGCGGCGGCGGCGCTGCGGCGCGGCATCGACTTCGTGCAGGCCCCCACCAGCCTGCTGGCACAGGTCGATTCGTCCGTGGGCGGCAAGACCGGCATCAATTCGCGCCACGGCAAGAACCTTGTCGGCGCCTTCCACCAGCCCCTTCTCGTGCTGGCCGATACCGACGCTCTGAGCACCCTGCCGCTGCGCGAGTTTCGCTCGGGCTATGCCGAGGTGGCCAAATACGGCCTCATAGACAACGCTCCGTTCTTCGCCTGGCTGGAACGCAAATGGCAGGATGTGTTCGACGACGGGCCAGCGCGTATCGAGGCCATCGCCACCAGCTGCGCCGCCAAGGCCGCCGTCGTCGCCCGCGACGAGAAGGAAACCGGCGACCGCGCCCTGCTCAATCTCGGCCACACCTTCGGCCACGCGCTGGAGGCGGGGGCCGGCTTCTCCCAGCGCCTGCTCCATGGCGAGGCGGTGGCGATCGGCATGGCGCAGGCATTCCGCTTTTCCGCCGCGCAGGGCCTGTGCTCGCCGGAAGATGCCGCGCGCGTCGCCAAGCACCTCACCACGGTCGGGCTGCCGACCCGGATCAAGGACATTCCCGGCGACCTGCCCGACACGGACGGGCTGATGGATCTCATCGCGCAGGACAAGAAGGTCTCGCGCAACGCGCTCACCTTCATCCTGGCGCGCGGCATCGGCCAGAGCTTCATCGCCCGCGACGTCGACCCGGCCGCCCTGCGTACCTTCCTTGAGGGCGAGCGCGCCCGGAGCTAG
- a CDS encoding shikimate kinase: protein MTAEIDDVRAAALRERLGTRSIVLIGMMGAGKSSVGKRLARRLAMRFADADTEIEEAAGMSIPEIFAHHGEPAFRDGEKRVIARLLENGPMVLATGGGAFTSAQTREAIAASGISVWLKADLDLLLRRVRRRDDRPLLRTDDPAATLARLIDERYPIYADAAITVTSRDVPQEVMVDEVIDALDRHLGGGETGADA from the coding sequence ATGACGGCCGAAATCGACGATGTTAGGGCGGCCGCGCTACGCGAACGGCTGGGCACGCGATCCATCGTGCTGATCGGCATGATGGGCGCGGGCAAGTCGTCGGTGGGCAAGCGCCTCGCCCGCCGGCTCGCCATGCGCTTCGCCGACGCCGATACCGAGATCGAGGAGGCCGCCGGGATGTCGATCCCGGAGATCTTCGCCCATCACGGCGAGCCGGCCTTTCGCGATGGCGAGAAGCGGGTGATCGCCCGCCTGCTTGAGAACGGCCCCATGGTGCTGGCCACGGGCGGGGGCGCCTTCACCAGCGCGCAGACGCGCGAGGCCATCGCCGCCTCCGGCATTTCGGTCTGGCTGAAGGCCGATCTTGACCTGCTGCTGCGCCGGGTGCGCCGGCGTGACGACCGCCCGCTGCTGCGCACCGACGACCCCGCCGCGACGCTGGCGCGCCTGATCGACGAGCGCTACCCGATCTATGCCGACGCCGCGATCACCGTCACCTCGCGCGACGTGCCGCAGGAGGTGATGGTGGACGAAGTGATCGACGCGCTGGACCGCCATCTCGGCGGCGGCGAAACAGGAGCAGACGCGTGA
- a CDS encoding J domain-containing protein, with amino-acid sequence MKFDSPIFDRIRVKPNRDRTVKAEGPVCEWHGCTHPATHRAPKGRDREGQFWRYCFDHVRAYNQSYNYFSGMPDEDVMAYQKDAMTGHRPTWKMGSRGAGAAREAHARQHQPEGFADPFGMFGEMGGTARPEPEPPRENRMIRNAERRAFESLGVEISATPQEIKARFKILVKKYHPDANGGDISTEDRLRDVIQAYNHLKNAGYC; translated from the coding sequence ATGAAGTTCGACTCTCCCATATTCGACCGCATCCGCGTCAAACCGAACCGCGATCGCACCGTCAAGGCGGAAGGCCCGGTTTGCGAATGGCACGGGTGCACCCACCCCGCGACGCATCGGGCCCCCAAGGGGCGCGACCGCGAGGGGCAGTTCTGGCGTTACTGCTTCGATCACGTGCGGGCCTACAACCAGTCCTACAACTATTTCTCCGGCATGCCGGACGAAGATGTCATGGCCTATCAGAAGGACGCCATGACCGGCCATCGGCCGACCTGGAAGATGGGCTCGCGCGGCGCGGGAGCCGCGCGCGAGGCCCATGCCCGCCAGCATCAGCCGGAAGGCTTCGCCGATCCGTTCGGCATGTTCGGCGAGATGGGCGGCACGGCACGCCCCGAGCCCGAGCCGCCGCGCGAGAACCGGATGATCCGCAACGCCGAGCGGCGGGCGTTCGAGTCCCTCGGCGTCGAAATCTCGGCCACGCCTCAGGAAATCAAGGCGCGGTTCAAGATTCTGGTCAAAAAGTACCACCCCGACGCCAATGGCGGCGACATATCGACCGAGGACCGTCTGCGCGACGTCATCCAGGCCTATAATCACCTCAAGAACGCGGGCTATTGCTAG
- a CDS encoding acetyl-CoA carboxylase carboxyltransferase subunit alpha translates to MDDLMRSYLDFEKPVAELEAKLEELRAMATQGDAVAIGDDILRLEGKANEALIQLYANLTPWQKTQVARHPMRPHFSDYAAALFEEFTPLAGDRKFGDDAAIMGGLARFRGQAVCLIGQEKGSTTETRIKHNFGMARPEGYRKAVRLMELAERFSLPVISLVDTAGAFPGLDAEERGQAEAIARSTDACLSLGVPNVAVIIGEGGSGGAIAIATANRVLMLEHAIYSVISPEGAASILWRDTAKAQEAAMNMKITAQDLARFHIVDTVIAEPPGGAHRDPQAAMTAAGDAIESALRELDGLDPKSLRKARREKFLAIGRNL, encoded by the coding sequence ATCGACGATCTAATGCGCAGCTACCTCGATTTTGAGAAGCCCGTGGCCGAGCTCGAGGCCAAGCTGGAAGAACTGCGCGCCATGGCGACGCAGGGCGACGCCGTCGCTATCGGCGACGACATCCTCCGCCTCGAAGGCAAGGCCAACGAAGCGCTGATCCAGCTCTACGCGAACCTGACGCCCTGGCAGAAGACGCAGGTGGCGCGCCATCCGATGCGCCCGCACTTCTCCGATTATGCCGCCGCGCTGTTCGAGGAATTCACCCCGCTGGCCGGCGACCGCAAGTTCGGCGACGACGCGGCGATCATGGGCGGGCTGGCGCGTTTTCGCGGGCAGGCGGTGTGCCTGATCGGGCAGGAGAAGGGCTCCACCACCGAAACCCGCATCAAGCACAATTTCGGCATGGCGCGGCCTGAGGGCTACCGCAAGGCGGTGCGGCTGATGGAGCTGGCCGAGCGCTTCTCGCTGCCGGTGATTTCGCTCGTGGACACCGCCGGCGCCTTCCCCGGTCTCGACGCGGAAGAGCGCGGCCAGGCCGAGGCGATTGCGCGCTCCACCGACGCCTGTCTGTCACTCGGCGTCCCCAATGTCGCCGTGATCATCGGTGAAGGTGGGTCCGGTGGGGCGATTGCCATCGCCACGGCGAACCGTGTCCTGATGCTTGAACATGCGATCTACAGCGTGATCTCGCCGGAGGGCGCGGCCTCGATCTTGTGGCGTGACACTGCCAAGGCCCAGGAAGCGGCGATGAACATGAAGATCACCGCCCAGGACCTGGCGCGCTTCCACATCGTCGACACCGTGATCGCCGAGCCGCCGGGTGGCGCGCATCGCGATCCGCAGGCGGCGATGACGGCGGCGGGTGACGCCATCGAATCAGCGTTGCGCGAGCTCGATGGGCTGGACCCGAAGAGCCTGCGCAAGGCGCGGCGGGAGAAATTCCTCGCCATTGGGCGCAATCTCTAG
- a CDS encoding BolA family protein codes for MNATPEEPGSGIDAVAEALVRVRTALAELSPLTLELEDESHRHEGHGGHRAGYLTHLRVRIVAEAFRGQNRLARHRLVNGLLADEIARGLHALAIEAKAPGE; via the coding sequence ATGAATGCCACTCCCGAAGAACCTGGTTCCGGCATCGATGCCGTTGCTGAAGCGCTGGTCCGCGTGCGGACCGCGCTGGCGGAATTGTCCCCGCTCACGCTGGAGCTTGAGGACGAAAGTCATCGTCATGAGGGCCATGGCGGGCACCGGGCCGGGTATCTCACGCATCTTCGCGTGCGTATCGTGGCGGAGGCGTTCCGCGGGCAGAACCGTCTCGCCCGGCACCGCCTGGTGAACGGCCTGCTGGCGGACGAGATCGCCCGTGGCCTGCACGCGCTGGCGATCGAGGCGAAGGCGCCGGGCGAGTAG
- a CDS encoding HlyC/CorC family transporter, protein MTTYDWLALGSVVVCLMLSFFFSGSETALTASSKARMHALEKNGDKRASLVNRMMERQERLIGGILLGNNLVNIAASSLTTGLLLAWFGNAGIAYATLGMTIVVVIFSEVLPKTIALNNPDTVSLLVARPIRAIVSLFGPLTMAIEALVRAMLRILGVPLGKTKSVLTAAEELRGAVDLLHREGSVVKDERDMLGGLLDLGELEVSDIMVHRTKMASLNADEPPEKIVNEVLASPFTRLPLWRERPDNIIGMLHAKDLLRELRAIGNDTSKLDIEKIALPAWFVPDVTSLVDQLKEFRRRKQHFALVVDEYGEVMGLVTLEDILEEIVGEISDEHDKAFTGARRNPDGSVSVEGSTAIRDLNRAMGWELPDEEATTVAGLVIHEARIIPEPGQTFIFHGFRFQVMRKQRNRITLLRLTPLTRPA, encoded by the coding sequence TTGACCACCTATGACTGGCTCGCTCTCGGCTCCGTGGTCGTGTGCCTCATGCTGTCCTTCTTCTTCTCGGGCAGCGAGACCGCGCTCACCGCCTCCTCCAAGGCGCGCATGCATGCGCTGGAGAAGAACGGTGACAAGCGCGCCTCGCTGGTGAACCGCATGATGGAGCGGCAGGAGCGTCTGATCGGCGGCATCCTGCTCGGCAACAATCTCGTCAACATCGCCGCCTCCTCGCTCACCACCGGGCTGCTGCTGGCCTGGTTCGGCAATGCCGGCATCGCCTATGCGACGCTGGGCATGACGATTGTCGTCGTCATCTTTTCCGAGGTGCTGCCCAAGACCATTGCGCTGAACAATCCGGACACGGTCTCGCTTCTGGTCGCGCGGCCGATCCGCGCCATTGTCAGCCTGTTCGGCCCGCTCACCATGGCCATCGAGGCGCTGGTGCGCGCGATGCTGCGCATTCTTGGCGTTCCGCTCGGCAAGACCAAGAGCGTGCTCACCGCCGCCGAGGAGCTGCGCGGCGCGGTCGACCTGCTCCATCGCGAGGGCAGCGTGGTCAAGGACGAGCGCGACATGCTCGGCGGGCTGCTTGATCTGGGCGAGCTTGAGGTCTCCGACATCATGGTCCACCGCACCAAGATGGCGAGCCTGAACGCCGACGAGCCGCCGGAAAAGATCGTCAACGAGGTGCTGGCCTCGCCCTTTACCCGGCTGCCGCTGTGGCGCGAGCGGCCGGACAACATCATCGGCATGCTCCACGCCAAGGACCTGCTGCGCGAGCTGCGCGCGATCGGCAACGATACCTCGAAGCTCGACATCGAGAAGATCGCCCTGCCGGCCTGGTTCGTCCCGGACGTGACCTCGCTGGTCGACCAGCTCAAGGAATTCCGCCGCCGCAAACAGCACTTCGCGCTCGTCGTCGACGAGTATGGCGAGGTGATGGGGCTGGTGACTCTGGAGGACATTCTGGAGGAGATCGTCGGCGAGATATCCGACGAGCACGACAAGGCCTTCACCGGCGCGCGCCGCAACCCGGACGGTTCGGTGAGCGTGGAGGGCTCGACCGCGATCCGCGATCTCAACCGCGCCATGGGCTGGGAACTGCCGGACGAGGAAGCCACCACGGTCGCCGGCCTCGTCATTCACGAGGCGCGCATCATCCCCGAGCCGGGCCAGACCTTCATTTTCCACGGTTTCCGCTTCCAGGTGATGCGCAAGCAGCGCAACCGCATCACCCTGCTGCGGCTGACACCGCTCACCCGCCCCGCCTGA